Genomic DNA from Ruminococcus sp. OA3:
GTGATCATACAGACGCGTTTCTATCTGCATTCTCTTTATGGTATTGTGTTCGCAAACAAAATCAAAGCCAAAAGTATTGTGCTGGACCATGGAACCAGCCATATGACGGTAGGAAACAGACTCGCGGATACCGTGGGAGCATGGTTTGAACATGCACTGACTGCGGTTGAGCGTGTGGGCTGCCATGACTTCTACGGGGTATCCAGGGCATGCTGCCGATGGCTTGCACATTTTCATATCAGGGCGAAGGGCACACTTTACAATGCGGTGGATGCGGCGGGGATTGAACAGATTCTGAATCACCCGGTAAAAGATTACAGGACCGAATACGGGCTGCAGCCGGAGGACATCGTAGTGACTTATACGGGACGGCTGGTGAGGGAGAAGGGAATTTTGAATCTCATGAAAGCAGTGGAGGATATTCCCCGGGAAAAAAGGGTATTCCTGATGATCGCGGGTGACGGGGATGAGTGGGACGCAGTCTGTGCGGGGAAGAGTGAACGGATTCTGCCACTTGGCAGGCTGTCTTTTGAAGAAGTGGTCTCACTGCTGGGACAGACGGACATCTATTGCCTTCCGACGGATTATCCGGAAGGGTTCCCGACCTCGGTGCTGGAGGCGGCAGCGGCGGGGTGCTATGTGATTACGACGCCCCGCGGTGGTTCTCAGGAATTGATTCTCGACAAAGGCTATGGTATGATAATGCGTGACAATCGCCCGGAGACGATCAGAAATTCACTGTTGTCTGTTCTGGACGACAGTGAAGGGCGTAAAATAGCCGCGAAAAGAGCAAAAGAGCGTCTGCTGAAGAACTTCACCTGGGAGAGGACAGCAGACCAGATCCATCACTTAGGACTATGACGGGAGATACCCATGAAGAAACTGATTATTATTCCGGCTTATAATGAAAGTGCCAGCATAGAGAAGACGGTGCTGGAAATCAAGCGGTATGCGCCGGAATTTGACTATATTATTGTTAATGACTGTTCCACGGATCATACGGAGGAGATCTGCAGAAGACAGGGATTTCCTGTGATTAGTCTTCCGGTGAATCTGGGAATCGGAGGGGCTGTGCAGACGGGGTACCGCTATGCACTGGAAAAAGGATACGATATGGCAGTCCAGGTCGACGGCGACGGACAGCATGACCCGGCGTTTTTAAATAAAATGGCAGATCATCTGGAACAGCATGATCTGGATATGGTGATTGGATCCCGCTTCATTGAAAAAAAAGGTTTTCAGTCATCCGGGATGCGCAGGATTGGGATCCACTACTTTACACAGCTGATCCGTCTTCTGACGGGAAAAATCATTACAGATCCTACTTCCGGACTTCGGATGGCCGGCCGTTCGGTGATAAAGATGTTCGCATATAACTATCCTGTGGACTATCCGGAGCCGGAAAGTGTGACGTTCGCACTGCGCCATGGAAAAAAAGTGGAGGAGATACCGGTTGTCATGAGAGAGAGGAGTGGTGGTGTGTCTTCTATTTCCATGACAAAGTCCGTATATTATATGATAAAGGTGACAATGGCGATCATCATTGAGTGTATCCGAAAGGAGGAGACAGATGAATATTAAGACGCAGATTCTGGTGGTTGCGGCTGCCCTTGTGGCTTTAATTGTGCTGGTGAATATGATTCGGAACAATAAGCTGGAACTAAAGTATGCAATGTCCTGGTTCGTGCTTGGTATCGGTGTACTGCTGTTCGGATGTTTCCCATCGCTGACTGCCTGGCTTGCCGGTGTGCTTGGAATTGGAACACCGGTCAATATGCTGTTTTTTGCGGGGTTCTGCTTTGCTCTGGTCGTGATATTTTCTCTGACGATGGCGGTGTCCAGACTGTCAAATAAAGTGAAGAAGCTTGCACAGGAACTGGCACTTTTACAGAAGGAACGGGAAGAACAAGGGGCGTGTGATGAAAATGAAGAGACTCAGGAATAAATATATCTGTATTGCGGCTGTGATTTTTGTGATCCTGGCTGCCGGTGTCCTGGGAGAGATATTCTACAACCTGCCCGTTAAAAAACAGGCAGATTACCAGTATCTTGGGACGGAGCAGATAAAAGCGAACGGTTTTAAACTGACAGACGGGGTTTATGTCAGTGAACGCCCGGGTGCAAGCCTGACACTGTCTTTTGAGGAACAGTATGTTGACAAGCTGTATTATGAGTTTGATTATGAAGGCCAGCTGCATGCGACGATACTTGTGGGAGATTATCAGGAGGAGGATTCTTCAAAAAGCAGAAAAATAGCCGACGATAATAATCACATGTTTGTGTCTTCTACAGTAAATATCCGAAATACCGCGGACCAGATTACGATACGTATGCCGGAGGAGGCCAAACACGTCAATATCCGTGCTGTTGCCATCAACAACACAGAGAACTACTCTGCCGGGCGGTTTTTATTTCACTGCGCGGCGGCGGGACTGGTGCTGCTGGTTCTGTTCCTGCTGTATGGTGAGAAGAAGCTGAAACCGGAGCGCATCTTTCTGACAGTCAGCCTGTGCGTGGGAAGTCTGATGATCCTGCTGCTGCCGGTGCACAAAGTAGGACTTGATGAAGAGATTCATTTTGGAAGGGCCTATTATCTGTTTGATACTCTGCTGGGACGGGATACCATAACAGTGACGCCAGCCATGAATGACCTGATTCAGACAAGTATGAATAACTGGCCGTACAGCATCCCGCAGTCGGAGGAGGAGTACAAACAGGAGGAAGCATTCTGGAACGACAGTCTGTCCTGGGACTCCCAGAAGCCCTCAGATGAAGACCAGCAGAATAATTATGGATTCCAGATGTACTCTTTCAGTTATCTGCCGCAGGCATTGATGATAAAGGCTGGGCAGCTCCTGCATCTGGACTTTACATCAATCTATAAACTGGGAAGGCTTGGGAATCTGATCCTGTACTGTGTGGTCATGTTCCTGGCGATCCGACGCATACCGTTTGGCAAGCGTATCATGCTGGTGCTCGCACTGATGCCGACGGCAATGTTTTCTGCAGTGACCTATACGTATGATGCGACAGTGACAGCATTTACCTTCCTGGGAATCGCATATCTGCTGCCGGAGCTTGTTGACAAGGACAGGCATGTATCATACAGGAACTGTGCGGTCTTTACGGCGGCATTTGTTATCGCAAGTCTTCCCAAGCCAGTCTATATACCGATGATCGCTCTGGCGCTTTTTATCCCGGCTGCAAGATTTAAGTCAGCGAAAGAGTGCAGGATGTTCAGAGGGTTTATCCTGCTCGCATTTTTGCTGGTACTCTCAACGTTCGCACTGCCTCCGCTTTTAAACCCTCATCAGGCAGGAGATGCCAGGGGCGGGGATACCAGTGTGGGACAGCAGCTGCGGTATGTATTTGCGCACCCTTTCATCTATGCGAAACTGCTGTTTAAAAGTCTTTGGGAGAAATTTTTTTCCTTTACGTTCGGGTACCGGGGACTTGGACAGATGGGGCACCTGGCGGGCGATCAGAGCATGGTGACGACGGCGCTGCTGGCAGCCGGCGTGACTATCACCGATGTGCGCGGACGCGAAAAAACGGATTTGAGCGTAATCCAGAAGACAGCCGCCGCAGTCCTGGCATTTGTGACGATCTGTCTCGTCTGGTCAGCTCTTTATCTCAGCTTTACTCCAGTCGGTGCAGACATTATACGGGGAGTGCAGGGTAGATACTATCTGCCGGTGACGATGATGTTTCTGCTTGCTTTTCGAACCAGGCTTATCAGAAACACCCTGCCGGAACGTATTGACACTGCGATACTGACGGGTGCAAGTGCACTGCTGCTGATGGCAACGGTATACAGTGCGGTTGTGGTAAATACGTTTTAGAAATTACAGGGACGGCTCTTGGGCTTGCCGGTCAAATAGCTGTAGGTTTGTCAAACATATGTTACAGTGACATCAGATAATTATCCAGTACCTGTTTTGGGGTTTTCCATCCAAGTGGGCGCATAGGAAAGTTATTATAATCTCTGCGGTTATAGAGTTTTAACTGTTTGCTGAAGTCTTCAAAAGAGTAAAAACTGTGGACAGCATAGAAACGCTCATTGTCTTTCCTGTGGCTTCGCTCCACTTTGCCATTATGCCTTGGAGTAAATGGACGTATCAGCTTGTGCCTGATGCCGTATTCCTTAAGCCGGACTTGAAAGATGGTAGGTTTATCCGAACCGCCGTAAGAGCTGAAGCGTTTGGTAAATTCCTGACCATTATCAGTCTGGACACATTCGACAGGGCAGGGAAACGCTTTGATAAGATGCTCAAGGAACAAGGCAGCGGAATAGGAGCTGTGTTCTTCAAATGCTTCCACAAACCGCCATCTGGAGTACTCATCAATGGCGGTGTACTGATAAAACCGTTGGTCTTTGGCTTCATTCATGAGGCAGGCAGAAGGGACAAATTTCACGTCAATCTGAATCCGCTGTCCGGGATAGGCCATCTGCTCATAAGGCTTAGGGATGTACTTGGGATTAGGAGGATGAACAGCCATAATCCCCTGTTTTCTAAGGAAACGGTAAAGCCCGGGAATAGAACGGGAATAACCGCGCTGCATAAGTTTTACCCAAAGGATGACTAAACCAGCCTCAGGATTACGTCTGCGCATATCGGTAATCATTTTGATCTCCTGAGGCGTATGCTGATTAGGATGGCTGTGTGGGCGTCTGGAGCGTTCACGGAGGGACTCCATAGAGCCGTCAAAGCGACGTTTCCAGCGATAGATATACTGCCGATTGGTTTTATATTTAACGGCAGCTTTGGTAACGCCATACTTCTCAGCGTAACGGATCAGGGATAGACGGTATCTCATATCTTGTGTTATACTAGCCATAGCAGGGAACTCCTTTGTTTATGTTGTGGTTGTGGTGACTAAAATATAACACAAAGGAGAGATCCCTGCATTTTAATTATTCAGTTGTAACATATGTATTGTAATCCTACACTCTTGGGCTTGCCGGTCAAATAGCCGCCTTGAATAATAACAGTTAAGATGGTATACTGTAGACAGTAAACAGCAAAAAACCAACACGGAGGAAAAACCAATGAGAACTTACCTCGTAACCGGAGGTGCCGGTTTTATAGGTTCTAACTATATTCACTATATGTTTAAAAAGTACGGTGATGAAATCCGTATCATCAATGTGGACAAACTTACCTATGCAGGTAACCCTGAGAATCTCAAAGATATTGAAGACAGAGAGAATTATACGTTTGTGAGGGCGGATATCTGTGACAGCGATGCGATTCAGTCGATATTTGACGAAAATGACATTGACAGAGTCGTACATTTTGCAGCGGAGAGTCATGTGGACCGAAGCATCCGCAATCCGGAGGTTTTTGTAAAGACGAATGTACTGGGAACGCTGGTGATGCTGAACGCGGCAAAAGCGGCCTGGGAACTTCCTGACGGCAGCTTTAAAGAGGGAAAAAAATTTCTCCATGTATCGACAGATGAGGTATACGGATCCCTGGAACATGAAGGGGAGTACTTCTACGAGACGACACCGTACGATCCGCACAGCCCGTACTCGGCGAGCAAGGCATCTTCCGATATGCTGGTGAAATCTTATATGGATACGTACAGATTCCCCGCAAATATCACGAACTGCAGCAACAATTACGGACCGTATCAGTTTCCGGAAAAGCTGATCCCGCTGATCATCAACAATGCGCTTCAGGGAAAGAAGCTTCCGGTATACGGTGATGGAAAAAATGTGCGTGACTGGCTGTATGTCGAAGACCACGCTAAGGGAATTGACATGGTACAGGAAAAGGGAAGACTTTTCGAGACATACAACATTGGCGGACATAACGAAAAACAGAATATTCAGATCATTCATATCATTCTGGACACCCTGCAGAAGATGCTGCCGGAAGGGGATCCGAGAAAAAAACTCGTCAGCGAAGATCTCATCACTTACGTGACGGACAGAAAAGGACATGACCGGCGCTATGCCATCGCTCCCGATAAGATCAAAGAGGAGATCGGCTGGTACCCTGAGACCATGTTTGAAGAGGGAATCAAACTGACCATTCAATGGTATTTTGAGCACGAAGACTGGATGAAAAATGTAACGAGCGGTGATTACCAGAAATATTATAACGACATGTATCAGTAATCAATGGAAGAAGGATTATCACGCGCAGGCGGGATAAGCCTTCTTTCTTATGCGATGGGAGGACAACAAATGAAAGGTATTATTTTAGCAGGCGGCTCCGGTACGAGGCTGTATCCGCTGACGAAAGCGATTTCCAAACAGATCATGCCGGTCTATGACAAACCGATGATCTATTATCCGCTGTCAACGCTGATGCTGGCGGGAATCCGCGATATCCTGATCATCTCGACGCCGAGAGACCTTCCTGTCTTTGAAGAATTGTTTGGGACGGGAGAGCAGCTGGGGCTTCGGATGAATTATGCCGTACAGGAATATCCGAGGGGACTGGCGGATGCGTTTATCATCGGAGAAGATTTTATCGGAGATGATCATGTGGCCCTCGTACTCGGAGATAACATTTTCTACGGACAGAGTTTCCAGAAGGTATTAAAAGCTGCAGCCGGGAGAAAATCGGGGGCGACCATATTCGGATACTATGTACGTGACCCGAGAGAGTATGGAGTTGTGGAATTTGACGGGGAAGGCAGGGCGCTGTCGATCGAAGAAAAGCCGGAACACCCGAAATCCAATTACGCCGTACCGGGATTGTATTTCTATGACAATGATGTCGTAGATATCGCGAAAAATGTAAAGCCGTCCGCCCGCGGGGAGATTGAGATCACGAGCGTGAATAATGAATACCTGCAGAGGGGAACGCTCCATGTAGAGACCCTTGGCCGGGGATTTGCATGGCTGGATACCGGAAGCCATGACATGCTGTTAGACGCTGCCGACTTTGTGGCTGCGTTTCAGAAACGACAGGGGCTTTATATCTCCTGCATCGAAGAGATCGCATACAAAAAAGGGTTTATCACAAAAGAACAGCTGGTGGAACTGGCACAGCCGCTTCTCAAAACGGCTTACGGACAGTATCTGCTGGAGATTGCTGAAGGATTATAAGAAAGAGAGAATATGATCATGGGAAAGATTACAGTTGAAACATGCGAGATAGAAGGATTAAAGGTGATCACGCCCGCTGTGTTTGGTGACGAGCGCGGGTACTTTATGGAGACTTACAACTATAAGGATTACAAGGCTGCAGGCATCGATATGGAATTTGTACAGGACAATCAGTCCAGTTCCAAAAAGGGCGTGCTCAGAGGACTGCATTTTCAGATTCATTATCCTCAGGACAAGCTGGTGCGTGTGGTCAGCGGGGAAGTGTTTGACGTCGCTGTCGATCTCCGTCCGGGCTCAGAGACATACGGAAAATGGTTCGGCGTGGTTCTGTCAGCGGAGAACAAAAAACAGTTCTTTATTCCGAAAAATTTTGCACACGGGTTTGTTGTGCTCTCAGATTCTGCCGAGTTTGCATACAAGTGCACCGATTTCTACCATCCAAACGATGAGGGAGGTCTGGCTTATAATGATCCGGAGATCGGAATTGAATGGCCGATTCCTTCAGGGATGGAACTGACAATTTCTGAAAAAGACCAGAACTGGGGAAGTTTTCAGGAATATACGAAGAAGCGTCAGGGATAAGAGGGACATATGCTGAAAAAAATGTTTTCGCTTCCAGTGGAGCTGTATCAGAACCGAAGACTGATCCTCTCGCTGGCTAAAAATGATTTTAAAACGAAATATGCCGGCTCTTATCTCGGCATTATCTGGGCATTCATTCAGCCGATCGTCACAGTGCTTGTGTACTGGTTCGTCTTTGGGCTTGCACTGCGGGCCGGAGGAGAACGTTCCGTACCGTTTGTCCTTTGGCTGGTGGCTGGTCTGGTACCGTGGTTTTTTGTACAGGACAGCCTGGTAAACGGGACAAATGCGCTGATCGAATATAATTACCTGGTCAAAAAAGTGGTGTTCAAAATCAGTATACTTCCCATGGTAAAAGTGATTTCGGCATTGTTTGTTCATCTTTTTTTCATTGTAGTTGTGCTGGTTATCTATGCGGTTTACGGATATTTTCCGGATCTGTATGTGTTACAGCTGATTTATTACAGTTTCAGTGCCTTTATGCTGGTGCTTGGGATTTCTTATCTGACGAGTGCGGTTGTAGTTTTCTTCCGCGACTTATCTCAGATTATCAATATTTTCCTGCAGGTGGGTGTTTGGCTGACTCCGATCATGTGGAACTTCAAGGATCTGGGGCTGGAAGCCGGAGGTACAATTGCAACGATTCTGAAGCTGAATCCAGTCTATTATATTGTTACAGGATACCGTGATGCCCTGATCGATAAAATTGCCTTCTGGGAGCATCCAGGTCTTACAGCGTATTTCTGGATTGTGACGGCAGTTATTTTCATAATCGGCGCAGGCCTGTTCAAAAAAATGAAAGTCCATTTTGCGGACGTTCTATAATCGAGGTTAAAAGATGAGTGAAATAGCAATCAGTGTCGGACACTTGAGTAAAGTTTATAAATTATATAATAAACCGTCGGATCGTCTGAAAGAGACGCTGGGAATGAAGGTATCGGCGAAGGAACATTATGCGCTGCGGGATGTCAGTTTTACGGTGAACAAAGGCGAGACCGTCGGTATTATCGGTACGAACGGATCCGGAAAGTCAACGATTTTGAAAATTATAACGGGCGTTCTGAATCCATCAGGAGGGGAGGTCAGTGTAAACGGCAGGATCTCAGCACTTCTGGAACTGGGGGCAGGATTCAACATGGAATATACCGGTCTGGAAAATATTTATCTGAATGGAACCATGATCGGTTTTTCAAGAGAAGAAATCGATCAGAAGATGGACGCAATCTTAAGTTTTGCCGATATCGGAGACTTTATCCATCAGCCGGTCAAGACGTATTCGAGCGGTATGTTTGTCCGTCTGGCATTCGCAGTTGCGATCAATATTGAGCCGGAAATCCTGATCGTCGACGAGGCTCTTTCTGTCGGAGACGTATTTTTTCAGGCGAAATGTTATAGAAAATTCGAAGATTTTAAAAAGATGGGGAAGACCATCTTATTTGTCAGCCATGACCTGGGAAGTATCAGTAAATACTGTGACCGTGTCGTGCTGCTAAACCGAGGGGAAAAGCTGGACGAAGGACAGCCCAAGCCGATGGTCGACCTGTACAAGAAGCTGCTGGTCCATCAGGAGGAGGAAGCCCAGGAGAAAGCGATGGATGCCGGAGAGCAGGCTATGGCTGCACAGGGGGTGGATATACAGCCTGAGGGTGGATTCTGGAAAGATGCGCTGGTTACAAATCCGCAGGTGCTGGAGTATGGAGAGAAGCGTGCGGAGGTCATTGATTTTGCACTGCTTGATGATTCCGGTAAGCTCACGAACACCGTCGAGAAGGGAACGGAGTTTACCATCAAAATGAAGGTGGCTTTTCATGAGACGGTGGAAGATCCCATCTTTGCGTATACGCTGAAGGATCTCAAAGGTACGGAGATTACGGGAACGAATACGATGTTTGAGAAGGTCAGCATCGATACACAGCATGAGGGAGATGTGCGGGAGGCCTCATTTACCCAGAAGATGGATCTTCAGGGAGGAGAATATCTGATTTCCTTCGGGTGCACAGGCTACAGGGACGGTGAGTTTCATGTCTACCACAGGCTCTACGATGCCTGCAATATCACAGTGGTATCTGTAAAAAATACGGTGGGATTCTATGATATGAATTCTGAAGTATCTGTAAAATAGAGGGTCAATATGCAGGAGATAATTGGAAATATTACGTTGGATTATGAATACTATCCGGGAAAAGATCTTTACAGTGACGGAAAGATTGAGGATGAACTGTTGAGTATTGCGATGAAATACCGTGAAGAAGAGTACAATCAGGTGATTGCCAGAAAGAAGAGCTGGCCGGTGATGTATCACTTTTCCCATATCCGTCAGAATATCGTGGAATGGATACCCATGACGAAGGAAGAACGTGTGCTGGAGATCGGTTCCGGATGTGGTGCGGTCACAGGTGCCCTTGCCAAAAAGGCCGGGTATGTCAACTGTGTTGAGCTTTCAAAAAAACGCAGTTATATCAATGCCTACCGTAATCAGCAATATTCAAATATTAAAATAGATGTGGGGAATTTTCAGGACATCGAACAGCACATGCAGGAGACTTACGACTATATCACGCTGATTGGTGTGTTCGAGTATTCACAGGGCTACATAGGCGGCAGCACGCCTTATATTGATATGCTGAAAAAAATAAAGAAGCATCTGAAACCGGGCGGAAAGATCATTTTGGCAATCGAAAACCGCCTTGGGCTGAAGTACTGGGCCGGATGCACGGAGGACCACGCGGGTTTGTGCTTTGAGGGGATTGAGGGATATCCGAATACGGATGGTGTCCGTACATTTTCCAGAAAAGAGCTGGAATGTGTGATCAGCCGGGCCGGAGGATTTCAGACGGAATTCTATTACCCGTACCCGGATTATAAATTTCCGATGACGATTTATTCTGATGAATATCTTCCGTCTGTTGGGGAGCTGAACAGCAACATCTGCAATTTTGACAGAGAGCGCCTGCAGCTGTTTGACGAGACGAAAGTATATGATACGCTGCTGGACAGCGAGTTGTTTCCGGTATTTTCGAATTCATTTCTGGTGATACTGACCCAGCATTAAATCCTGACGGAAAGGAAAATACGTCCATGAAAAAGATTATCTATACTAAGTACTCCAATGAGCGGTCGGCGCCGTATGCGATCCGCACGGATATCGTAAAGGACGAGACGGGTATGCGTACGGTGAGGAAAACACCGTGTTATCCTGACGGGAGGCAGCACATAGGGAATATCAGCCGGTTTTATACAGCGTTATCCAGACAGTATGAAAACACTCCGATCAGGATGAACGCCTGCCGGGTATGTGATGATGGCGTGGAACTTGATTATTTAGAGGGAGTCACCCTGGAGGAGCAGATTGACACACTGATCGCCGGACAGAATTATGACGGTGCCAGAGAGCAGCTGATGTCCTATCTGCACACGGTAAAGAACTGTGGAGAGCAGTCTGAATTTCAGATGACAGAAGAGTTCTGCCGTGTATTTGGTAATATCAGTCTTCCCAGGGGGCTGAAGTCACTTGCAGTGACTGATATTGACATGGTGCTTGCCAACGTACTGGTGAGTGAGGGATGGAATCTGATTGACTATGAGTGGACATTTGAGTTTCCGGTTCCACTCTCATTTGTGTTATTTCGGATCATTCATTATTATACGCAGACGAGCGATAAGAGGAGCTGTGTCCGGGAATGGAATCTGTCCCGGGAGATGGGTATTACGGAGGAAGAGACTGCTCAGTACCTGCAGATGGAAAAGCATTTCCAGGATTATATTCAGGGGAACCATGTTCCTGTGCGGGAGATGTATGATGACATTTCTCCCGGGGTACTCTCAGTGTATCAGCTTGCAGAGCGGGAACATAAAAAGAAGCGCGATGAACAGTTGCAGGTATTCTATTCTGACGGCGGTGAGTTCTCCGAAGGGCAGTCTTTGTATTACCCGATGCCGCAGGGACGGATACGTATCTGTCTCACATTTCCCGGGCATATCAAAAAGATCCGTCTGGATCCGTGTTCTTACGCAGGCGTGCTGACAATCAGCCAGCTGGAGTATATCGGGGGCGATCAGAAGAAATGTTCTTTTATCACGAACGGATTTGAGCTGGATGAGCAGCAGGTTATATTTGATACCATGGATCCACAGATACTGATCATGGAGATCCCGGATGGAGCCACCGCTCTGATGGTCGATTTCATCATGGATACGGCTACACAGGAGATCGCAGGCTTTCTGCATCGTATGCAGGAGGTGCCAAAACGGCAGAAAGAAGAAATAGCCAGGCTTTCAGAGGAGCTTATGCAGCGTGAACGGCTGATCAGCGAGATGGAACATACGAAAGTCTGGAGGGCATACCGGAAACTGAAAAAGATGACCGGAAAGGATAAGTAACTGATGGATAAGCTATACTGGAGTGTTGATTTTGAAGAAATACACTGTGAGGACGGGATACAATATGTGATCGGGGGCTGGGCATCCGGCCCGGACGGGCGGATGGTCAGCCATGAATTTCTGGCTGACGGGACAGCGTATCCCGTCCGGCTGGAGATCGAAGAGAGACCGGATGTACAGCAGGCGATTCCGGATGTCACAAAAAGGACGGATATCGGGTTCCGTCTGACGGTGGAAGACGCCGAGACACTCTGGAACAACCATAAAACGGCGGTTTTGTACCTCTCGGACGGACACACACGGGTGAAAGCTCTTGAGAAGACTACAGATGAGATACGCAGGCTGTATCATGATGTCACGATCACGTACAAAATCGACATTGTGGAACAGACGGAGGGACTGATGACGATACAGGGGTGGGTTCTCGGAAGGTTTCATGACGAGCAGATACGCCTTCGTGATGAGCGGGGAAGAGAAATCCCGCATGAGATGATGCGTATCATCCG
This window encodes:
- a CDS encoding glycosyltransferase family 4 protein, giving the protein MARKICIFCSHYFPYLGGVERYTYQLAKALMGRGDKVVIVTSNDMHLETFSYMEGIPVFRMPCFNLLDGRYPVSKPDRTFWRIHRRLKRAGFDLVIIQTRFYLHSLYGIVFANKIKAKSIVLDHGTSHMTVGNRLADTVGAWFEHALTAVERVGCHDFYGVSRACCRWLAHFHIRAKGTLYNAVDAAGIEQILNHPVKDYRTEYGLQPEDIVVTYTGRLVREKGILNLMKAVEDIPREKRVFLMIAGDGDEWDAVCAGKSERILPLGRLSFEEVVSLLGQTDIYCLPTDYPEGFPTSVLEAAAAGCYVITTPRGGSQELILDKGYGMIMRDNRPETIRNSLLSVLDDSEGRKIAAKRAKERLLKNFTWERTADQIHHLGL
- a CDS encoding glycosyltransferase family 2 protein: MKKLIIIPAYNESASIEKTVLEIKRYAPEFDYIIVNDCSTDHTEEICRRQGFPVISLPVNLGIGGAVQTGYRYALEKGYDMAVQVDGDGQHDPAFLNKMADHLEQHDLDMVIGSRFIEKKGFQSSGMRRIGIHYFTQLIRLLTGKIITDPTSGLRMAGRSVIKMFAYNYPVDYPEPESVTFALRHGKKVEEIPVVMRERSGGVSSISMTKSVYYMIKVTMAIIIECIRKEETDEY
- a CDS encoding DUF2304 domain-containing protein, whose protein sequence is MNIKTQILVVAAALVALIVLVNMIRNNKLELKYAMSWFVLGIGVLLFGCFPSLTAWLAGVLGIGTPVNMLFFAGFCFALVVIFSLTMAVSRLSNKVKKLAQELALLQKEREEQGACDENEETQE
- a CDS encoding DUF2142 domain-containing protein: MKMKRLRNKYICIAAVIFVILAAGVLGEIFYNLPVKKQADYQYLGTEQIKANGFKLTDGVYVSERPGASLTLSFEEQYVDKLYYEFDYEGQLHATILVGDYQEEDSSKSRKIADDNNHMFVSSTVNIRNTADQITIRMPEEAKHVNIRAVAINNTENYSAGRFLFHCAAAGLVLLVLFLLYGEKKLKPERIFLTVSLCVGSLMILLLPVHKVGLDEEIHFGRAYYLFDTLLGRDTITVTPAMNDLIQTSMNNWPYSIPQSEEEYKQEEAFWNDSLSWDSQKPSDEDQQNNYGFQMYSFSYLPQALMIKAGQLLHLDFTSIYKLGRLGNLILYCVVMFLAIRRIPFGKRIMLVLALMPTAMFSAVTYTYDATVTAFTFLGIAYLLPELVDKDRHVSYRNCAVFTAAFVIASLPKPVYIPMIALALFIPAARFKSAKECRMFRGFILLAFLLVLSTFALPPLLNPHQAGDARGGDTSVGQQLRYVFAHPFIYAKLLFKSLWEKFFSFTFGYRGLGQMGHLAGDQSMVTTALLAAGVTITDVRGREKTDLSVIQKTAAAVLAFVTICLVWSALYLSFTPVGADIIRGVQGRYYLPVTMMFLLAFRTRLIRNTLPERIDTAILTGASALLLMATVYSAVVVNTF
- a CDS encoding DDE-type integrase/transposase/recombinase, with the protein product MASITQDMRYRLSLIRYAEKYGVTKAAVKYKTNRQYIYRWKRRFDGSMESLRERSRRPHSHPNQHTPQEIKMITDMRRRNPEAGLVILWVKLMQRGYSRSIPGLYRFLRKQGIMAVHPPNPKYIPKPYEQMAYPGQRIQIDVKFVPSACLMNEAKDQRFYQYTAIDEYSRWRFVEAFEEHSSYSAALFLEHLIKAFPCPVECVQTDNGQEFTKRFSSYGGSDKPTIFQVRLKEYGIRHKLIRPFTPRHNGKVERSHRKDNERFYAVHSFYSFEDFSKQLKLYNRRDYNNFPMRPLGWKTPKQVLDNYLMSL
- the rfbB gene encoding dTDP-glucose 4,6-dehydratase; amino-acid sequence: MRTYLVTGGAGFIGSNYIHYMFKKYGDEIRIINVDKLTYAGNPENLKDIEDRENYTFVRADICDSDAIQSIFDENDIDRVVHFAAESHVDRSIRNPEVFVKTNVLGTLVMLNAAKAAWELPDGSFKEGKKFLHVSTDEVYGSLEHEGEYFYETTPYDPHSPYSASKASSDMLVKSYMDTYRFPANITNCSNNYGPYQFPEKLIPLIINNALQGKKLPVYGDGKNVRDWLYVEDHAKGIDMVQEKGRLFETYNIGGHNEKQNIQIIHIILDTLQKMLPEGDPRKKLVSEDLITYVTDRKGHDRRYAIAPDKIKEEIGWYPETMFEEGIKLTIQWYFEHEDWMKNVTSGDYQKYYNDMYQ
- the rfbA gene encoding glucose-1-phosphate thymidylyltransferase RfbA produces the protein MKGIILAGGSGTRLYPLTKAISKQIMPVYDKPMIYYPLSTLMLAGIRDILIISTPRDLPVFEELFGTGEQLGLRMNYAVQEYPRGLADAFIIGEDFIGDDHVALVLGDNIFYGQSFQKVLKAAAGRKSGATIFGYYVRDPREYGVVEFDGEGRALSIEEKPEHPKSNYAVPGLYFYDNDVVDIAKNVKPSARGEIEITSVNNEYLQRGTLHVETLGRGFAWLDTGSHDMLLDAADFVAAFQKRQGLYISCIEEIAYKKGFITKEQLVELAQPLLKTAYGQYLLEIAEGL
- the rfbC gene encoding dTDP-4-dehydrorhamnose 3,5-epimerase; protein product: MGKITVETCEIEGLKVITPAVFGDERGYFMETYNYKDYKAAGIDMEFVQDNQSSSKKGVLRGLHFQIHYPQDKLVRVVSGEVFDVAVDLRPGSETYGKWFGVVLSAENKKQFFIPKNFAHGFVVLSDSAEFAYKCTDFYHPNDEGGLAYNDPEIGIEWPIPSGMELTISEKDQNWGSFQEYTKKRQG
- a CDS encoding ABC transporter permease, whose amino-acid sequence is MLKKMFSLPVELYQNRRLILSLAKNDFKTKYAGSYLGIIWAFIQPIVTVLVYWFVFGLALRAGGERSVPFVLWLVAGLVPWFFVQDSLVNGTNALIEYNYLVKKVVFKISILPMVKVISALFVHLFFIVVVLVIYAVYGYFPDLYVLQLIYYSFSAFMLVLGISYLTSAVVVFFRDLSQIINIFLQVGVWLTPIMWNFKDLGLEAGGTIATILKLNPVYYIVTGYRDALIDKIAFWEHPGLTAYFWIVTAVIFIIGAGLFKKMKVHFADVL